The genomic window TGGTGCTATTGGCGGGATTGCTGCAGCTGCTGCGGTTGCTGGGAAGCAGGCTGTTAAGAGATACGTGcctatttgaaaattttgaaattcgTGGTCTTTTGGGGTTTACAAGGGATAGAGGGTTTTGTGAGGGGTTGGTTATTTGGCGATACATGGATTTCTTTTTTGGGAGTTTAGTTATAAATTGCGTTAGTGTAATAATCTGTATGACCAAATTTTTGTAATTCTATTGGTCGATTTGGCAtgtgttgttgctgttgttccTGTTTATAGGAAGTTTTGATTTTCTAACTTGACGTTACATTCTAAAAACTTTGCTTTGAGCTGTCAGCTGGTAACTGACTGGTCCAATCCTACCCGAGGAGATTTGATTCATTCCGAATTCTTTTTCTGTTTATTAGCTAGAATTGAACTATTTGTTGCTGTTTGATAGGGCTTGGGAGTTGTGTAAAATTGAATTACTTTTGGTGAGCATTGTTGTTTTCTTGTGATTGAGCCTGTTGGTTTCCATCACTTCGCTAGCATATACCTGTTTTAATGGATTTGGTGAACCTATGAAGCTATGTGTAGCTACTCAAGTTCTTGGCCTATGGAATGATTTCTCTGTGTCACGCTGTTGTatcttttttagatttattctGCTTGATAATCTTACGGACACAATTTGTGATGTAATGAAGTTTCGTTGCTGCGCCTTAACTATGGATTGCCTGCCTGTTAGGGCATCAGCTTGCTGTACAAGACTAGTTTTCCATGTAAACGAGCTCTTTCAAATATTGTTAGACAACACATAGCTAGGAAATCTCTCTATGGCTGTAAACTTTTTCTGGAGTTCAAGCTTAAAATTGTTGATCATTTCCCTGAACGATAGAATTGCTTGGAGATGTTCATTTTGGCAAAATCTGTCTTCTCAAGATTAAAACCAAGTATGTTTTTAGTGCGTTGTTGCAGGGAATAAGATCAAAGAATATGGATGTTGCTTTAAGTGTTACTAAGCAAAGAGCAGTTTCATTATGAAATCCATACAGATTTTCTAGTGGAGGATGGTAAGAAGGTGATTAAAGAAAAGTATTAAGGTGATTGTAACAGATTCACTCAAGAAATGGGATGGTATCAGTTGCATGTTGTTTTGTGGTCTATACATCTCAATTTTTGGGTTCTTGTCATTTGTGCCCGCTTGGTATAATCTGATTTGCCTGGTGCAAGATGGAAGAGCTTTGTTTTATGAAGTTACTGATGATTCAtcatcaacttttttcttttttcttttccaaggtCGTTGATTATTCTGGCCGCCCTACGTCTGCAGGTTATGTTAGGTGGCTCCTGGTCCTGGAGTTTGTAGTTGGTGATGTTTAGATTTCCAGGATATGTGTGGAAAACATGAAAGGTCATGGACATGTGTGTGCTGACAATTTTCTTGAAAGGACTAGGGCAGCTCTTAGTTtactttttttccctctctgtGGTCCCCAATGTTAACCATTTCACCTCCATCTCGTCCACTTTCTCCTCCCCTCATTGCCTATCTCACGCTTTAGAATTGTTGTATTTTGACCCCATATGACCCACTCTAGTTTATGTGTTTGCCACTGCGGCTTAGAAACGACGCTTTCCTGGGAACAAATGCCAGTGCCAAGTGAACAAGTGTCTTACACTCACGACATGGGTTTGGCTCCCTTTACTGAATTGGCTTCCACCGAGAGATCCTACTGTGGCGATAACTTGGAATGACACCACCACGGATTTTGACTTTTGAGCTGAGAACTATACCAGTCGCCCTGCAATACGGAGATAGTTGTGAATTTTTATGGCCTTCAAATTCTGACAAAAAATCCGAAATATGAGACGGAAtgcatcaaaatcaaacaacaagTTACTCTATATAAAACAGGAAGGAAATCTCACCAGGTATGTATTGGCAGGTACCTGCTATTCAACGAGGGATTACTCAATTTTAGAGGAATGCAAAACAGGGAAGTTCTGACTCTAATCTTGTTGCTGAAAGATTTAAAATggtaaaaacaagaaaaagaaaaaaagtttttggagGAAATATTCCTGGttcaatctatataaaaaataagaatggcAATTATGGCATGAACTCTTTATTCACCAACCTTTTGTTCTGAGGGACTAATTGCAAATTGCATCAACCAATCTCATTAGAATAATTATTCGTTTCAAATTGAATCCTAGTTGGTTAAGATTTTGAACTctagtcaagttttttttttaatcctccACTGATTCTCACTATAACCAGTGTTTCCAGGAAGTCACGAGGAGGAGCGAAGAAGCAATAGAAAATGCCACAAAGAGGTGGGTGGCTAGCAGCACAGAAGATATCTGCTAGCGACCTCACCATGATTAACTCAATATACTTTCTGATATTCCCTTTCCTGTAGTGTAGGTGGGATTCATCTTGTAActggggattttttttatttcttcagcAGATGTTATTACTCTTCACTCGCCTGATTGTTGATGGATTTGATTTTGCTGCAACTGTTAGTTTGTATTCTTGTATATCTAGAGCATAACTTGTTTGGATTTATTCATAATGGCATCGTCTCGTTCACTTCTTTGAATTCTATACCTTGTGGGGCTTGCGGTTTTCTGTGTCATGAGCTCCTCCAAGTTCTTAATCATAAAGGAgaatgtattattttattttagagtgTTCTACTTTTCAGCTTCTGAAAGCTTGTGAACGGCTGCTTTCAGCTTCTCCGGGTTGATAGTGACTGACTTCTGTGATCGACCAATCCTTTCTTCACACTCTGCTAGTAAATTCTGTCATCGTGTCCATTGCTTAACCAACTAAATTGAATTCCTGCATGGTAAAAATGGCATCTCTACAAATGAACTTGTCAAACGGGCCTATCACATTGTCTACTACTGCAGATTGCAAGATTGATCATCGCAACACTCATAAAACACTACTccctgaaataatattttgtgggttttttttccacaaTTGTTTCAGGAATTGtgatttgtaatttaattttactttctatCTGTTGGGTTATATAATGATcttataaattaagttttttttctctctctcgaaTTCAagctttaatattagatttgttggaagtggagttttgtaattttttttcttgatttcacgACCTAGATtgcgggtttaacaggttaacctgagttgactcaggttatttttttgtgttgctttctctaattaatttccttttcgattttctccttcaacattgaattgattggaaattcagattcataatttagtttttttttatttcaactttcaacattgaatctgttggaaattaatctttataaaatttttttttataaagttatctcgaTCCTATGATCCAGATCGCGAGTTTAACAAGTTAGCCTGGATTgcctttagttgttttttagtcctttttaattgattttttttattttattattcaacgctgagttggttagaaattgggttttatattttatattttattttatttctatgaggttatcctgatctcatgactcgggtctcgagtttgacaggttaactcgagttgaatcatataattttttgtcatttaaatttttttttaatatatatatatatatatatatatatatatatatattttcaatttcatccttcaatattaaattaattataaattgatcttcataaattatttgattttctttctataaggaTATCACGATCTCATAATCCGGGTCGTAAAcagattaactcgggttaatttaatatgtcatcattttaatatttgaaaaaaatctttatccaaaatatcatcatatcaatattttaaagaagatattgtcaaatatatattatattttaagttcatggttgatttatttttattagaaaacatatcATCAACTctcgaatatttttttatgttaaaaagaattgatctaACTCGTATCACAATGCAGGCAATTATCTAGTTATAACCAAAATGTTAGAGGAAGCCGTCTTGAATCCGAGGCTTGCAGTTATTTGCAGATAAAGGTTGCCTCTTTGACTGGAGTCCATGTAAGCTTTTTGTACTCTTTGTATGAGGGAGGTCCCAGTCGTTTCCTTTTGATCAAAGAGAACGCATTCATTGGTCATTGGGATTTAGTTTCATGGTCTGCAGGCTCTATGACGGTTCCTTAAAATATGGCAACAAATTGGTTTCTCGTGATAATGTCTAGGGTTTTTTGTTGGTGGTGgagctttttctttgttttatcaaagaaaatgaCAAGATTATCACAGATATCTAGCGTTAATTTGAAGGATTAGTTGAGTTGTTCTGTTcaaataaaccataaaaaacgAGTACCTTGCGTCTGCAGTCAATTTGATGCATCTATTAAAATTGGATACTGGGTCACATATGAGATAAAGAAACTTGCGTGTCCATTGTCAAAGACTCGAAAGTCCTTACTCCACAAATCTTCCTAAAATCTGCTAtctagtaaaataatattagcaATATCTGAATCTGACTGCCattaattttgtgtttctttattgTTCTTGCTGATTTCATGCAGCGTAGATGATTATGTAAATTCCAGGATGGTTACCTCTTTGTTCCTTGTTAATAAGTATGATATGTTCTGGTTCTTCTTGCCAGGATCGTTATCATGAAATGAGAAAATCTCAAGCCAAGGATAGTAAAGGTCGCAGAGGTTAGCAGCCAAAACTCCCAAGAATTTACCAAATCTAAAGATTGACAATATGAAAACAGATTGGTTTCTCGTGCTAATCTTGACATTTTCTTTAACCCACTTCAAAATATTGATTGATGGTTTCTTGTTTGATGGCAATCATAtcctataattaatttaaatgtcTCCACCTTTGGTCAAATCTTTGACTTTCTAGGGTTTGTTTGGTGGCAATTCTTTCAATGGCAGTCTTCTAGAAGAAGCTCAATTTCTTGGCATTTTGTTCTCAGATATTGGCTTCTGTTACCAGACAGACTTGAGTTCTGTCGGCGGTGGGATCTGTAGGGAAAGGGGTCCAAAACTGTCCTTGTATCACATACAAATTCAGGAAGCACAATCCAAGTAGTAGCACAGTAGGATTCTCATCTGTGACTTGAAAATTAGAGCCCAAACAATTGTCAGAGCTCAGAGCAGAAGACCTTGAGCATGTGGAGTTATGGTCAAGGGAAATTCCTATTGCTCCTAACCAAATGCCAAGTTATTTGAATGGCTAGACTAACAGTAAGATGTTAGAACTTATTactcattattttgataaattatgaaattgtgATTTTTGCCATTCTTTTACTGCAGTATTGGGGTTGTTCCTGTTAACAAGTTCTTGGTCAATCTCTTCTATTCATCACCAAAGATGATCATGAATACATGTTGGACTCAGGTTCCCACaatcttaatgtttttatttttggtttgaagAAGCTTCAATGGCTTGCAGACTTGGACTGTGCGTTTTCTCTTTCTACAGGCATGGCCGAAAACCCTGCAGACGTGAGACTTATAATGCACTGAACCTTTGATCACATGACAATCTAGAAGACAATATAATATAttgctgcattgtttgatttattCAACTACAATAAAtagactatataaaaaaataacaaaattcatatagaAGAACAAATCTGCAGAAATGATCGTGTGCTGCGTACCCAGAAGCTTCTGTCAAGTTAACTGCCTTCTAATAACTAAAGAAAGATTTACGAATAACCACCGCGGTCtgaagtgtttttattttaaatctatttgTTTGGATCCCAAGAAAACTTCAAAGTCTTTGTAATCTTATAAATACACACGTCATTAAGTACTAAAGCTGCACCTCCTCCATCTTCTCTTACTGCAAATCACTTGTCTCTCAGAATTAGAGATGGCTTTTTCTAAAGCTCTTCCTTTTGTGGCTATGCTTATTGTGGTGCTACCTATGGTTGCTATGGCAGATATTGATGGTAACATGACTACTTTCTATGGTacacaactctctctctctctctctctcttatacACACATAGACACCCaaacaaagataaaatcatgtatttatgattttttctttgtgaATTACAGAGAGGCTGTGTCAAGAAGTGGATTGTGGAAAGGGAACATGCGTAGGAAACACATCATACCCATTGAGCTACATGTGCCAATGTCAGACTGGATGGAAGCAAACTcaatatgatgatgatgttaatgATGAACATAAGTTCCTCCCTTGCGTGATTCCAAACTGtaatatccttttcttcttgcTTGTTCATTTCTAAACTTCATTCTTTTCTGAACTTCATCCAACAACATAGTACAAGTAACAGAAACGTTCCGATAAATTGAGAGCTCAGATTCTGTAATTTTATGCTTACAAGTAAACTTGCTGcactttcttgtttttctgcAGGTACTATTAACTATGGCAGCTGCCAGCCAGCCCCACCTCCAGCTCCACAAAAAGAAGTTCCCCAAAACGGCTCCATCTTCGATCGTAATCACCATAACCAAACACCTCTATTCTCATAATCAGATTCTAAAAATAATGCTCTCCCTcgaatatcttcttttttttattctttcttcgCTAATATTCTGTTCTGATGATCTAGCTTGCTATTGGATGTACTGTGGAGAGGGTACATGCACAAACAACGGAACATACAGATACAATTGTTCATGCAATCCTGGTTTCTCTAATCTTCTCAACATCTCTTACTACCCTTGCTATAGCCAATGTAAGAACATCTACAAGATCTTTTAGCAATGAATACTAATAGTAAATAGGAACAACAGACTTGAAAAACTGGTCTGAGAGACATGGCTTTGGTTGTTTAGGTACACTTGGATCTGATTGTGCCGAAATTATCAGAGTAGCAAATTCAACATCTGGTGGAACTGGATCTGGAACCGGAAATGGAACAACCCCTGGTGAAAATCCTGGTGAGGTTACAAACCAAATATTTCCCAGTTTTTCTCTTCACCCCCTTCCTCTCTCAAATTCTGGCTATctttcaacttctttttctttgacacaaaatgaatattataagagaaaataaacaatttcaacAAGGAGAATAAGGAGTTTCAGTATAGGCTGCTGAAACTCCTTGAAGAGCTACGAATAAGATATCAATAAAGAAgcggaggggggggggggggggtgggggggggtgTTGATTTCAATCTCAAAACATTTTCCCCGATGAAGGGTGTCTTTCAAGAATCATCAAGCTTGATTCTAAGGGCAGGAAGACCCAATGACAGATTAAAAGGGTATCACAGGCAcaatctcttaaaaaattatgaaagctTAAATTAAAGGAAGAGCATGCCATTCT from Populus trichocarpa isolate Nisqually-1 chromosome 5, P.trichocarpa_v4.1, whole genome shotgun sequence includes these protein-coding regions:
- the LOC18098955 gene encoding uncharacterized protein LOC18098955, whose amino-acid sequence is MAFSKALPFVAMLIVVLPMVAMADIDGNMTTFYERLCQEVDCGKGTCVGNTSYPLSYMCQCQTGWKQTQYDDDVNDEHKFLPCVIPNCTINYGSCQPAPPPAPQKEVPQNGSIFDPCYWMYCGEGTCTNNGTYRYNCSCNPGFSNLLNISYYPCYSQCTLGSDCAEIIRVANSTSGGTGSGTGNGTTPGENPASTILPLKFQWIIILVISMLMALK